A part of Numenius arquata chromosome 2, bNumArq3.hap1.1, whole genome shotgun sequence genomic DNA contains:
- the OLIG3 gene encoding oligodendrocyte transcription factor 3: MNSDSSSVSSRASSPDMDEMYLRDHHHHHHHHHHQDSRLNSVSSTQNDLVQKMSGEGLSRNGSKAGGEGSKYKIKKQLSEQDLQQLRLKINGRERKRMHDLNLAMDGLREVMPYAHGPSVRKLSKIATLLLARNYILMLTSSLEEMKRLVGEIYGGHHSAFHCGTVGHSAGHPPHAAGTVHQVHPILGSALSSANTSSSLSASLPAIGTIRPPHSLLKTPSTPPALQLGSGFQHWAGLPCPCTICQMPPPPHLSALTASNMARISGETKDLLK, translated from the coding sequence ATGAATTCTGACTCCAGCTCTGTCTCCAGCAGAGCTTCCTCGCCAGACATGGATGAGATGTACCTGAgagaccaccaccatcaccaccaccatcaccaccaccaagaCAGCCGGCTCAACTCCGTCTCCTCCACCCAGAACGACCTGGTGCAGAAGATGTCCGGGGAAGGCCTCTCCAGGAACGGCTCCAAGGCCGGAGGGGAAGGCAGCAAGTACAAAATCAAGAAGCAGCTCTCGGAGCAGGACCTGCAGCAGCTGCGGCTGAAGATCAACGGCCGGGAGCGTAAGAGGATGCACGACCTCAACCTGGCCATGGACGGGCTGCGGGAGGTGATGCCCTACGCCCACGGACCTTCCGTCAGAAAACTCTCCAAAATCGCCACCCTCCTGCTAGCCAGAAACTATATCCTGATGCTCACCAGCTCCCTGGAGGAGATGAAGAGGCTGGTGGGGGAAATCTACGGGGGCCACCACTCGGCCTTCCACTGCGGCACGGTGGGACACTCCGCCGGGCACCCCCCCCACGCCGCCGGCACCGTCCACCAGGTGCACCCCATCCTCGGCAGTGCCTTGTCCTCCGCCaacacctcctcctccctctccgcCTCCCTGCCGGCCATCGGCACCATCCGGCCCCCCCACTCCCTGCTCAAGACCCCCtcgaccccccctgccctgcagctcGGCAGCGGCTTCCAGCACTGGGCGGGTTTGCCGTGCCCTTGCACCATCTGCCagatgccccccccgccccacctctCGGCCCTCACCGCCTCCAACATGGCCAGGATCTCGGGGGAGACCAAGGACCTGCTGAAGTGA